A genomic window from Flavobacterium johnsoniae includes:
- a CDS encoding alpha-ketoacid dehydrogenase subunit alpha/beta — translation MIKEKNNTTLTFEDFKTEVLNDYRIAVTSRECSLLGRKEVLTGKAKFGIFGDGKEVPQLAMAKAFKNGDFRSGYYRDQTFMMAIGELDSRQFFAGLYGHTDLAFDPMSAGRQMGGHFVTHSLNEDGSWKDLTKQRNSSSDISPTAGQMPRLLGLAQASKIYRNVDGITIKDKFSVNGNEVAWGTIGNASTSEGLFFETINAAGVLQVPMVMSVWDDEYGISVHAKHQTTKENISEILKGYQRDEDSKGYEIFRVKGWDYAELVSTYERAGAIAREEHIPVLIHVNELTQPQGHSTSGSHERYKSAERLAWEKDFDCIRQMRLWMIAINIASPEELAELDFQLKKEVLEAKKDAWNAFINPIIEEQKNLLELLEQIAEASINHKDRIKKLISELAAIKAPLKKEILVYARKILRFIEVPNSKVLLSNWITNFLNETQEKFSSNLHSESSENVFSVEKVLPKYAENAKPDLDGRMILRDNFDALFAKYPETLIFGEDVGNIGDVNQGLEGMQEKYGELRVADVGIREATIIGQGIGMALRGLRPIAEIQYLDYLLYAIQIMSDDLATLQYRTVGKQKAPLIIRTRGHRLEGIWHSGSPMGMIINAIRGIHVLVPRDMTQAAGFYNTLLECDEPALVIECLNGYRLKEKTPLNFGEFKTPIGVVETLREGSDITLVSYGSTLRLVQQAANELAEKGIDCEVIDVQSLLPFDISKDIVKSVAKTNRLLVIDEDVPGGASAFILQQILEEQDAYKHLDSKPQTLAAKAHRPAYGTDGDYFSKPSAEDIYEKIYDMMHEVNPSKYPALYQ, via the coding sequence ATGATAAAAGAAAAAAACAATACTACACTGACATTTGAAGATTTCAAAACTGAGGTATTGAATGACTATAGAATAGCTGTAACAAGCCGTGAATGTAGTCTTTTAGGTCGAAAAGAGGTATTAACAGGAAAGGCTAAGTTTGGAATTTTCGGCGACGGAAAAGAAGTTCCGCAGCTGGCAATGGCTAAAGCCTTTAAAAATGGTGATTTCCGTTCTGGATACTATCGCGATCAAACTTTTATGATGGCTATTGGCGAATTAGATTCAAGACAATTTTTTGCTGGTTTATATGGTCATACCGATTTAGCTTTCGATCCAATGTCGGCGGGAAGACAAATGGGCGGACACTTTGTTACGCATAGTTTAAACGAAGACGGTTCTTGGAAAGATTTAACAAAACAACGAAACTCAAGTTCAGATATATCTCCAACTGCAGGACAAATGCCAAGATTATTAGGATTGGCTCAAGCTTCTAAAATCTACAGAAACGTTGACGGAATTACAATAAAAGACAAATTTTCTGTAAATGGAAATGAAGTTGCTTGGGGAACTATCGGTAATGCAAGTACTTCTGAAGGTTTATTTTTTGAAACCATAAATGCTGCCGGAGTTTTACAAGTTCCTATGGTAATGAGTGTTTGGGATGATGAATATGGAATTTCGGTTCACGCTAAACATCAGACAACTAAAGAAAATATTTCTGAAATATTAAAAGGATATCAGCGCGATGAAGATTCTAAAGGTTATGAAATCTTTAGAGTAAAAGGTTGGGATTATGCCGAACTGGTTTCGACTTATGAAAGAGCTGGCGCAATTGCACGTGAAGAACATATTCCAGTTTTAATTCACGTAAACGAATTAACGCAACCGCAAGGCCACTCTACTTCTGGTTCTCACGAACGTTACAAAAGCGCAGAAAGATTAGCTTGGGAGAAAGATTTCGACTGTATTCGCCAAATGCGTCTTTGGATGATTGCCATTAATATTGCTTCTCCAGAAGAATTGGCAGAACTTGATTTTCAATTGAAAAAAGAAGTTTTAGAAGCTAAAAAAGATGCATGGAATGCTTTCATTAATCCAATTATTGAGGAACAAAAAAATCTTCTTGAATTATTAGAACAAATTGCCGAAGCGAGCATTAATCATAAAGATAGAATCAAAAAATTAATTTCTGAATTGGCAGCGATTAAAGCGCCTTTAAAGAAAGAAATTTTAGTTTACGCTAGAAAAATTCTTCGTTTTATTGAGGTTCCAAACAGCAAAGTTCTTTTATCAAATTGGATTACAAATTTCTTAAATGAAACTCAAGAAAAATTCAGCAGTAATCTACATTCAGAATCAAGTGAAAATGTATTTTCTGTAGAAAAAGTGCTTCCTAAATATGCTGAAAATGCAAAACCAGATTTAGATGGAAGAATGATTCTTCGTGATAACTTTGATGCTTTATTTGCAAAATATCCTGAAACTTTAATTTTCGGTGAAGATGTTGGAAACATTGGAGACGTAAATCAAGGTTTGGAAGGAATGCAGGAAAAGTACGGTGAACTTCGTGTTGCCGATGTCGGAATTCGTGAAGCAACTATTATTGGTCAAGGTATCGGAATGGCTTTGAGAGGTTTACGTCCAATTGCTGAAATTCAATATTTAGATTATTTATTGTACGCTATTCAGATCATGAGTGATGATTTAGCTACATTACAATATAGAACTGTTGGAAAACAAAAAGCACCATTAATCATTAGAACTCGTGGACACCGTTTAGAAGGAATCTGGCATTCTGGTTCTCCAATGGGAATGATTATCAATGCGATTCGAGGAATTCATGTTTTGGTTCCGAGAGACATGACACAAGCGGCTGGTTTTTATAACACTTTGTTAGAATGTGACGAACCTGCTTTGGTTATCGAATGTTTGAATGGATATCGTTTAAAAGAAAAAACGCCTTTAAATTTTGGTGAATTTAAAACGCCAATCGGAGTTGTAGAAACTTTAAGAGAAGGTTCTGACATCACTTTAGTTTCTTACGGATCAACATTAAGATTGGTTCAACAAGCAGCTAATGAATTGGCAGAAAAAGGAATTGATTGTGAAGTTATTGATGTTCAATCTTTACTTCCGTTTGACATTAGTAAAGACATTGTAAAAAGTGTTGCAAAAACAAATCGTCTTTTAGTAATTGATGAAGATGTTCCTGGCGGAGCTTCGGCTTTCATTTTACAACAGATTTTAGAAGAACAAGATGCTTACAAACATCTAGATAGTAAACCACAGACTCTTGCAGCAAAAGCACACAGACCTGCCTACGGAACTGACGGTGATTATTTCTCTAAACCTTCTGCAGAAGACATTTACGAGAAAATATATGATATGATGCATGAAGTTAATCCTTCTAAATATCCTGCTTTATACCAGTAA
- the kdsB gene encoding 3-deoxy-manno-octulosonate cytidylyltransferase yields the protein MKIIAVIPARYASTRFPAKLMQDLGGKTIILRTYEAAVSTNLFDDVFVVTDSDLIFDEIVSNGGKAIMSIKEHESGSDRIAEAIADLDVDIVVNVQGDEPFTEAGPLAEVLSVFKNDPDKKIDLASLMREITDEEEINNPNHVKVVVDQSQFALYFSRSVIPYPREVNVGVRYFQHIGIYAFRKQALLDFYSLPMKSLEASEKLEQLRYLEFGKRIKMVETTHVGIGIDTAEDLERARAMLRDI from the coding sequence ATGAAAATAATAGCGGTAATTCCGGCAAGATATGCTTCCACACGTTTTCCAGCAAAACTAATGCAGGATTTGGGTGGAAAAACAATAATTTTAAGAACTTACGAAGCAGCCGTTTCTACAAATTTATTTGATGATGTTTTTGTAGTAACCGATTCAGATTTGATTTTTGATGAAATCGTTTCTAATGGAGGAAAAGCGATAATGAGCATCAAAGAACATGAATCTGGAAGCGACCGAATCGCCGAGGCAATTGCAGACCTAGATGTTGATATTGTAGTAAATGTTCAAGGCGATGAACCTTTTACAGAAGCAGGACCTTTAGCGGAGGTTTTATCTGTTTTTAAAAATGATCCTGATAAAAAAATTGATTTAGCTTCGTTAATGCGTGAAATTACTGATGAAGAAGAAATCAATAATCCAAATCATGTAAAAGTGGTGGTAGATCAATCTCAGTTTGCGTTGTATTTTTCACGTTCTGTAATTCCATATCCAAGAGAGGTAAATGTTGGTGTAAGATATTTTCAGCACATCGGAATTTATGCTTTTAGAAAACAAGCTTTATTAGACTTTTACAGTCTTCCTATGAAATCTTTAGAAGCTTCTGAGAAACTGGAACAGCTTCGATATTTAGAGTTCGGAAAACGCATTAAAATGGTTGAAACAACGCATGTTGGTATTGGAATTGATACGGCTGAAGATTTGGAAAGAGCTAGAGCAATGTTGAGAGATATTTGA
- the ygiD gene encoding 4,5-DOPA dioxygenase extradiol gives MTTLNDLHSISSTFSNTDKMPVLFLGHGSPMNAIEENQFVAGFRNLAKTLPQPNAILCVSAHWFTKGTKVTSMEMPRTIHDFGGFPQALFDVQYPAKGSPELAVETQKLLDPVMVELDEHWGLDHGAWSVIKHLYPNADVPVIQLSIDYTKSGQYHFELAQKLQALRYKGVLIIGSGNIVHNLRMVDFRNFDKDNYGYDWAIEARETVNNYLLDGNFQPLIDFEKLNKAIQLAVPTPEHYLPLLYTLGLKDKTDEIELFNDKLLAGSLSMTSVKIM, from the coding sequence ATGACAACACTAAACGATTTACATTCGATTTCATCAACGTTTTCGAATACAGATAAAATGCCCGTTCTATTTTTAGGACACGGCAGCCCGATGAACGCAATTGAAGAAAATCAATTTGTGGCTGGTTTTCGCAATTTGGCTAAAACTCTGCCGCAACCGAACGCTATTTTGTGTGTATCTGCGCATTGGTTTACAAAAGGAACAAAAGTTACTTCGATGGAAATGCCAAGAACTATTCATGATTTTGGAGGTTTTCCGCAAGCACTTTTTGATGTGCAATATCCAGCCAAAGGAAGTCCAGAATTGGCTGTTGAAACTCAAAAACTTTTAGATCCAGTAATGGTTGAGTTAGACGAACATTGGGGTTTAGATCACGGTGCGTGGAGTGTTATTAAACATTTATATCCAAATGCAGATGTTCCAGTTATTCAATTGAGTATTGACTATACAAAATCGGGACAATACCATTTTGAATTGGCTCAAAAACTGCAAGCGCTTCGTTATAAAGGTGTTTTAATCATCGGAAGCGGAAATATTGTCCATAATCTTAGAATGGTTGACTTTAGAAATTTTGATAAAGATAATTACGGTTACGATTGGGCAATTGAAGCTCGAGAAACCGTAAATAATTATTTATTAGATGGAAATTTCCAGCCTTTAATAGATTTTGAAAAATTGAATAAAGCCATTCAATTGGCAGTTCCAACTCCAGAGCATTATCTTCCGTTGTTATATACTTTAGGATTAAAAGATAAAACGGATGAAATTGAACTTTTTAATGATAAGTTATTAGCGGGTTCTTTGAGTATGACTTCGGTAAAAATAATGTAA
- a CDS encoding ATP-dependent DNA helicase — translation MNSALFYGILQKRFPFVPTLKQDIFFQKIAIFLTEPQNDTIFVLKGYAGTGKTTVISTIVNNLGDINKKYVLLAPTGRAAKVIANYSNNPAFTIHKKIYFPKKSSGGGVAFTKQVNKHKNTIFIVDEASMISDSTLDSGSLLDDLINYVYSGQNCKMILLGDTAQLPPVNLDVSPALDIDTLGFHYSKEIEHIELDEVMRQEESSGILYNATELRELLKESFITEFRFNVKKFKDIVRLTDGYDIQDAINMAYSNYSIEDTAFIVRSNKRANQYNEQIRSRILFKESELSVGDFLMVVKNNYFWLKETDEAGFIANGDIIEVLELFGIRELYGFTFAKVKIRMVDYPDQKPFETVLILDTLKSESPSLTYEESNRLYEEVMKDYEDEPTKYKRFQKVKENEYFNGLQVKFSYAITCHKSQGGQWNTVFVEQPYLPDGIDRDYIRWLYTAMTRAKNKLYLIGFKDESFEE, via the coding sequence ATGAATTCTGCACTCTTTTACGGTATTTTACAAAAACGATTTCCATTTGTACCAACTCTCAAACAGGATATTTTTTTTCAGAAAATCGCCATTTTTTTAACTGAACCTCAAAATGATACTATTTTCGTTTTAAAAGGATATGCCGGAACAGGAAAAACGACTGTAATCTCTACAATTGTAAATAATTTGGGAGATATTAATAAGAAATATGTTTTGCTCGCACCAACAGGACGCGCGGCAAAAGTGATTGCTAATTATTCGAACAATCCAGCTTTTACAATTCATAAAAAAATCTATTTTCCTAAGAAATCTTCGGGTGGAGGAGTGGCTTTTACAAAGCAAGTAAACAAACATAAAAACACCATTTTTATCGTCGATGAAGCTTCTATGATTTCAGACAGCACTTTAGACAGCGGTTCGCTTCTAGACGATTTGATTAATTATGTTTATTCGGGACAGAATTGTAAAATGATTCTTTTAGGAGATACTGCTCAGCTTCCGCCAGTTAATTTAGATGTTAGTCCGGCTTTAGATATTGACACTTTGGGTTTTCATTATAGTAAAGAAATTGAACATATCGAACTCGATGAAGTAATGCGTCAGGAAGAAAGTTCTGGAATTTTGTACAATGCGACAGAATTACGTGAATTATTGAAAGAAAGCTTTATTACTGAGTTTCGATTTAATGTAAAGAAATTCAAAGACATTGTACGATTAACAGACGGTTACGATATTCAAGATGCCATAAATATGGCGTACAGCAATTATAGTATTGAAGACACGGCATTTATTGTTCGTTCTAACAAAAGAGCCAATCAATATAACGAACAGATTCGAAGCCGAATTTTATTTAAAGAAAGCGAACTTTCTGTAGGGGATTTTTTAATGGTTGTAAAGAATAATTATTTCTGGCTAAAAGAAACCGACGAAGCAGGATTTATTGCCAACGGAGATATTATTGAAGTTTTGGAACTTTTCGGAATCAGAGAATTATACGGATTTACATTTGCGAAAGTAAAAATTAGAATGGTCGATTATCCGGATCAGAAACCTTTTGAAACCGTTTTGATTTTGGATACTTTAAAAAGCGAGTCTCCATCTTTAACTTACGAAGAATCAAATCGTTTGTATGAAGAAGTAATGAAAGATTATGAAGATGAACCAACTAAATATAAGAGATTTCAAAAAGTAAAAGAAAACGAATATTTTAACGGACTCCAGGTTAAATTTTCATACGCGATTACTTGTCATAAATCGCAAGGTGGACAATGGAATACGGTTTTTGTAGAACAGCCATATTTACCAGACGGAATCGATCGCGACTATATTAGATGGCTTTACACGGCTATGACACGTGCTAAAAATAAGTTATATTTGATAGGATTTAAAGACGAGAGTTTTGAGGAATAA